In Falco peregrinus isolate bFalPer1 chromosome 12 unlocalized genomic scaffold, bFalPer1.pri SUPER_12_unloc_6, whole genome shotgun sequence, the DNA window TGCAGTAGATGCGGCTGTAGAGCCCGACGATGGCGAGGAGGATGAGGGTGAAGATGGTGATGACGAAGAGGACGTAGCGTttggagtagagggggaggacGGTGGAGCAATCCCGCAGGTCGCTCATGCAGTTCCAGCCCATGATGGGGAGGCTGCCGATGGCCGCCGCGATCACCCAACAAGCCCCGATGAGCAGCACCATCCGGCAGTTCTTGTCGCTGCTGTAGACCTTGACCTTGGTGATGGCCACGTGGCGCTCGATGGCGATGGCCAACAAGCTGAAGACGGAGGCAGCCAAGGTGGCGAAGGCCGTGCCCTCCCGCACGAACCACTGCACCGGCGTCAGGTTGAAGGTGGCGGGCTCCGGAGAATAAAATGTTGGCCATGAAAGCCAAGCCGGCTAGAAGATCGGAAAAAGCCAAATTCCCGATGAAGATGTACATGGCCGAGTGAAATTTCTTGTTGCGGCAAACGGAGATGAGGACCAGCAGGTTCTCCAGCACGATGAAGCAGCACAGGACGATGATGAGGATGGAGACCACCCAAcgggaggtgctgggggggcttTCGGAACCTTCCTTGGTGTAGTTGTAATGTTCTCGGATCTTCTCCGTGTTAAAATATTCCTTGTAGATGCTCCCCATGGTTCCTCGCCCGCGCGTCGCCCGTCCCGCCACCCTCAGCGCTGCCGGGACATGATGCCGGGGCCACGGTGACCtacaggggtggggggtgggggagaaaagatgggggtggggaagggtgCCGGGGTCCCTCGGGTGACCACAGCTGGGTGGCACATCTGGTTGGGTGACAGCCAGGGTCCCCCCGCGCCGGCAGGGCAGAAATGACTCAGAAAGGAAATCCTGGTGGTGGGCGAGGAGGTGGGACCaggacctgggggggggggatgggacaCCCTGGGGTGACCACGGGGGGGGGGCACCACGGGGGatggggggtgcgggggggtgAAGGCCTGGGTGTCTtccctggggtgggcaggacCCCCCGGCACCGgcttggggggaggggggggtggggaggcagTGGTGACCCCCAccttgggggggggtggggggcacctcGTGTTGCCCCCCCTCGATTTGGGAGGGGTCTCTGCATCTGCCCAGTTAGGATGGGGCACCCAGTACCATCGTGTGTGTGTCCCAGTCAGGGACGCGGCACCCTGTACTCCCatgtccccctccccagttAGCGATGGGGCACCCGGTACCGCGTCCCCCAGGGAGGGGACAGCCGGTGGGTACCGTCGCCCCCCCCCCACATTAAGGACGGGACCCCCGGTTAGggccttccccgcccccccccccccagtggtACCGGGACCCCAGAGGGGAGCGGGTGGGTGCGGGGCTGGACTGagttgggggggcgggggggaaggagccccgcgcccccccgcaCCTGCAGCCCTCCCGGTGGGGTCCCCGTGCCCTCCCGGTTGGGTCC includes these proteins:
- the S1PR2 gene encoding LOW QUALITY PROTEIN: sphingosine 1-phosphate receptor 2 (The sequence of the model RefSeq protein was modified relative to this genomic sequence to represent the inferred CDS: inserted 2 bases in 1 codon; deleted 1 base in 1 codon) encodes the protein MGSIYKEYFNTEKIREHYNYTKEGSESPPSTSRWVVSILIIVLCCFIVLENLLVLISVCRNKKFHSAMYIFIGNLAFSDLLAGLAFMANILFSGAATFNLTPVQWFVREGTAFATLAASVFSLLAIAIERHVAITKVKVYSSDKNCRMVLLIGACWVIAAAIGSLPIMGWNCMSDLRDCSTVLPLYSKRYVLFVITIFTLILLAIVGLYSRIYCIVRSSHAEIATAQTLALLKTVTIVLGAFIICWLPAFIILLMDASCPVRACRILYKANYFFAFATLNSAANPIIYTLRSKDMRREFLRVLCCCGAGRRDQPPGRCGFPLRTSSSLDXRCTPKYELPTSPITRECTTSV